The Lynx canadensis isolate LIC74 chromosome A2, mLynCan4.pri.v2, whole genome shotgun sequence DNA segment AGTCACATTCTTATAGGGCGTGTCTTTGTGGGGGATGGGACTCAATTCAACCCGCTATACCAGACTTTCGCTGGCTCATTGATGCCCTCATAAACCCGGACTCCTAGGCTAGTTTCCCCTGAACTGCTATCTTCCAAAGTAGATTGCTTGGCTGAGAACTGGGGCGGGTCCATCATACCACCTTTTCAGAGAGAGCTGCTTAGAGAGGGCCCGTGCCGTGCGGGCCGGGGTTAATGTCCAGGCACAGTGCCGTCACCTCCCTCCAACCTTCTTGCAGATCATCTGCCTGGACCTGTCAGAAGAAATGTCGCTGTCAAAGCTGGAGTCCTTCAATGGGTGAGAGGAGCATTTGGGGGCTTGAATACGCAGCCGCGGCTTGGGGCTGAGCCCAGAAAACTCAGGGCTTCCTCTCTGAGACCCACACAGCTTGGCCTGGCTTGGGGCTCAGCGCCATCAGAGTAGCAATGACACCTGATAACAATAGAGCACAGCCCGTCAGGGCTCTGTTTCAAGCATGTGAGAGCTGTCATGTGCCACCCACGTCACAGCAATGACTCAGAAGCTCTGAGAAGtaaaagtgacttgctcaagaccTCACAGCGaaaaggcagagccaggattcagacccaggcCTAGCTGACCCCGAAGCCCGTGGCTTGAGCAACTGAGTCTCTGTGGGGCTGGGTGGCAGGGCCTGGATGGGGTCTGAGGAGTCCTGGGGGATATTGAGGACAAGCCTGCCTTCCCCTCACTGCTCTCCCTAAACATCTGTGGCCGAGTGAAAGTCTGGGGGAGACCTCATGCGGATCCATTGTGAGACCCAGGCTGGCCAGGGGAAGCCATTTGGAGAGGGCAGAAgctggagaggggtgcctgggctctGCCTCCTCCCCGCGGCAATACCTGGGCCTCCAGTGCCTAATCCTGGAGTTAGCGGAGGGTTCCCTAGGATCGGCAGGTGAGGCGACACCCTCCAGGCCAGGAGGCCTTGCCTtaactctctctgcctccccagctccAAAACCAACGCCCTCAACGTCTCCCAGAAGATGATTGAGATGTTTGTGCGGACAAAACACAAGATCGACAAGAGTCACGAATTCGCACTGGTGGTGGTGAATGATGACATCGCCTGGGTGAGGCTGGGGCAGGGATCGGGGCGCCTAGGGGCTCCCCGGGGGTGGGGAAGTACCTCGCTGAGGCTTGTGCTTCCCCGCAGCTGTCCGGCCTGACCTCTGATCCCCGCGAACTCTGCAGTTGCCTCTACGACCTAGAGACGGCTTCCTGCTCCACCTTTGGTATCCTTCCAGGCAGGGTGCCCTGTGGCGGGGGCTGGGCTGTTCCGTTGTCTTGGAACCCCCAGAAGTCCGGCTCGGGTCCAGACCCCGGTTGTGTCACTACAAACTTGGGCAAGTAACCTCGCACCTCAGTGTTTTCATCCCTCTGTAAAACGGGAGGCACAAAACCTTCTTCCCCCTAGGGTTGCCGTTAAGGTAACGTGTGtgtatgtttgagagagagagcacgcgcgagCAGGGGActagcagagggagagagggagacccaggatccgaagcagcctccaggctccgagctgtcagcacagagcccgacgcggggctcgaactcacgaaccgcgcgatcaagatctgagccgaagtcggacgctcaaccgacggagccacccaggctcccctgctgtTAAAGTCAtaatacagaaaagaaggaaaaggaaaaaaaggctgaTTTAGACTCTAGATGTCAAAACCACGCTCGTGGTGTGGAGCATTCTGTGCAGGACCAAGTAtacagttggtgctcaataaatggcaataCGTGACTGAAAAGTCACAATCACCGTTATAACTCCCCCAACCTGGgcacattttatgttaatttgaACACAAAAGGCTCACATGCAGCCCAAAACTTAGATAGAAAATAAGTTAGAAAACAatgctgtggggcgcctgggcggctcagtcggttaagcgtccgacttcggctcaggccatgatctcgcggtttgtgagtttgagccccgtgtcgggctctgtgctgacagctcagagtctggagcctgcttcggattctgtgtcttcttctctctctgcccttcccctgctcacgctctctctctctttttcaataataaataaataaatgtttaaaaaaaaaaaaaagaaaacaatgctgAGTGTCAGGAGATAGGGAATGGGGACACCCCACCCATGGCTCTCATTGTGAGGACAGCTGCCCTGgctgggagggaaagaggaacttTGAGTCACCCAGGGTTTTCAGGGCATCCAGTGGTGGCTGTCTGCTTTGTGATCTATGCGGAGGGAAAACAGGCTCAGACAGGGCAAGTGACTgggccagggtcacacagcatgtCTCCTGCACCGTGGTACCCAGCAGGTGTGAAGGTGCTCAGGCTCTCCTGTCACCAGGGTGATGCTCTGCCCATGCTCTGCCACCAGCCTTCTCCTTAGCACCCCTGCCAGATCTGGAAGGTCTCTTCAGCCTCATGTAAGTACTGCCTTCCCCTCATCTCGCCTTCCATTTTAGTCTGCGACGGCCCTGAGGTCCCCCATaccgttgttgtttttttttttgtttttttttaacgtttatttatttttgagacagagagagacagagcatgaacgggggagggtcagagagagagagggagacacagaatccgaaacaggctccaggctctgagctgtcagcacagagcccgacgcggggctcgaactcacggaccgcgagatcgtgacctgagccgaagtcggccgctcaaccgactgagccacccaggtgccccccccataCCGTTGTTTTAATCCAGGGGGCAGCAAAGTGTCCGTAAAGGGCCAGACAGGAAACATTTCCGGCTTTGcaggccatgtggtctctgtcacAGTGACTCTGATTCTGCTGGAGTAATCCGAAACCGGTCACAAACCATACCTATCCCAGGCGGCTGTGGCCGTGTACCAAAAAAACCTTACTGATGAACACTGGACTTTGAATTTCATGTCATTTCCACGTGTCGCAAAACGTTCTACTTTTGAATTTTTCCCCCAGCCCTTTAAAAACGTAAAAACCAAGTTTAGCTTATGGGTCCTAGTAGTCCAACccctgttttccccagccccctAAAATGGGTATGGACCTTGTCTTGCCTCTTCCGTCGTGATTAACCTGGTACAACTGTCTCAGCAAATTTTGCCAGTGAAGCTGTCCTGTAAATACTCAGTGGAAGTCATGCTGGATCAAAGGGGTGTGTATTTTTAACCTGCTAGGCTCTGCCAGAGAACCTTCCCAGGAAACCAGCCCTGTGGACCTCCCCCGGCACCGGGGTTGTTCGCGCTGCTGAAGGTTCTGTCTGATGGTGGCAAGAGGCCACCTGTTGCTTTCGCTGTGCTTTTCCCTGAgccttttttttcattcatttgtaagCCAGTCAGTGTTCCTGCAGTGATTTGTCTGTTGGTCCCCTTTGCCTATCTTCCTAGGGAGGTGTCagcttttttcttattaatgatCAGATTTGCTTTTCACATATGAAAGACATCAGCCCTCTGTCTGCCTAATGCCCTCTGCCTAACGTGAGATCCAGCTGTGGCCGATGGGGGACCTTGGTGCTAACCTAGCAGATAAGATTGGGTCCCTGCCTTAGAGTCTTCTGGCTTGGTGGGACAGGTGCACCTGAGGTCAgcaatgcgggggggggggggatgttcaGGATCGTGAGGGTGGtcagagcaggctccagcttTGGGGTCAGCGAAGTCTCCCTGATAGAGCAGGAGAGGTCAGGCAGAagggtgaggctggggaggcAGAAGGAACAACACGTGGGAAGGCTCAGAGGCAGCAGTGAACTTGGGAAGGGTCATGTGGGGCTTTGCATGCCCATTGAAGGCCTGGGCTCTCTGAGGGTGACGAGAAGGGTGGATCCCCAGTGCTCTGAcctgtcccccaccctccatTACGCAGCCAGCAGAAGACTGAGCTGCCAGTCACGGAGAATGTGCAGACAATTCCGCCCCCATACGTGGTCCGCACCATCCTGGTCTATAGCCGTCCGCCCTGCCAGCCCCAGTTCTCCCTGACGGAGCCCATGAAGGTGAGTGAGgcccgggggagggagggatataTGCAGCCACCAGAGTGGTGGCTAGCCACGAGGAGGGACTTCCTGATCACGAGAGCTGGGTGCCTATAGGCAGGTTCCCAGAGTCCAGGACAGAGGCTGGGGAACTGTCACAGGGGCATGGGGTGACTCGAGGCCTGAAGGCTGCTGTTCTGCTGCAGAAAATGTTCCAGTGCCCGTATTTCTTCTTCGATGTTGTTTACATCCACAATGGCGCCGAcgagaaagaggaggaaatgagctGGAAGGTGAGAGGCCGTCGTGCGTGTGGGTGGCAGGTCGGTGTAGATGGGGTGTCTCAGAacccccctgccctgggcctaGGGAATCCCACCTCCATTTTGCAGCCCTGGAGCCCTGGCCCTGCTGCGTGTGGTCATTTAGTCATTCCACAACCATTTCTGCCTGGCTGCCGTGAGCTAGCGGGGGCCGTTGCGACGGTGGCCCCTTGAGCACGTAGGGTCCTGCCCACCTCATCCTTAGcttctcctgcttctctctttctgcctttgctcTCACAGGGCCCTGTGCTTGGAgcacccttccctccctgccttcccaggcCCTGCTGGTCCTTTATATCCCAGCCCTGACCTAGCTGTAGGACCTTGAATAGGCTAtttccctctgagcctcagtttacccaacTGTGAACAGGCGGAGTTGAGACTGGCTCCTACTGCTGCCTCGGCACCCAGACCAAAAGTCTCTGTTCGTCAGGGATGATTAGCGTGGGGGCTGGCGGTAGTCTGCATCCAACTGTGCTTCTCCAGACTGGGGGCTCCAGGCCTGAGACCTCCTGGAGTCCCTAACACTGGGTGGGTGGCAGGGAACATTTGCTGACTGTGGGAATGCTTTCTTTCTGGCAAACGCCTCTTCATCCTTCGGAACCTATCTCTGATGCCCcctcctcagggaagccctccaggggcagagagggtccGTCAGGGGAACCTCTGCCTGAACAGCCCCTCTCTGGCCCCACAGGACATGTTTGCCTTCATGGGCAGCCTGGATACCAAGGGGACCAGCTACAAGTATGAGGTGGCGCTGGCTGGGCCAGCCCTTGAGCTGCACAACTGTATGGCTAAGCTGCTGGCTCACCCACTGCAGCGGCCCTGCCAGAGTCACGCCTCCTACAGCCTGCTGGAGGAGGACGATGAAGCCACTGAGGTTGAAGCCACTGTCTGAACCATCCCCGTGCCTCTCAGCCTTCCTGTGCAGCGAAACCCTTGGCTTGGAGAATGGTTCTCAAACCAGGCTCTGTGGCACCCTGGTGGGGAGGGTTCCAGGAggctcccggggcacctgggggcccTGGCAAGAAACTCAAGATTCCAGGAAGCATCCCAGGGACCCTGGGCACCCATTCCCGGTGTTTTCCAGCCCACATCCCGTCGCCAGTTTGTGAACTgtaatttttgttcttctttgtgtgttttgatCATTAAAGTAAAAATCTGAGAATCCCTAACCCAGCTCCACAACAGTTACCTTGTGTTCTGGGATCTTTTTGGTTGCGAGTGACAGAAAACCTACCCACTGAACAGAAGGGAGTGGCCAGGTTCTTGTAGACGGAAAGCGAAGTGCAGCTTCAGGCCAGGCTGCATTCACTTGTTGAGACAATAATGCCACTGGGGTGGGCCGAACTGTCTTGCGTGATTGGAGTTCAGTGTGCCTTGCTCTTCTCCCAAACCATGGAAAGGGATGTGATGGCTGTGACTGTTCCCCAAACTACAGCCCAGGTGAAGCAAGGGCTCCCAACACCTCCATGTGACTGGTCTTGCCTGGGTTAGGTAACCTTACAGTTGGGCCAGTCGTGGGCCAGAGTTGTGAGATGCTCCGGTTGGCCATGCCTCTGTTCTGCCACGGGATTACTGCTCTTTCAAGAAATAATACGGGTTTTttccagagaaagggagaccagaGACACACAACAGGTCTACGATTCAATTATCTTCCTGGATAATAAGCGACTGTGAatgagagacggagcatgagtgggggaggggcagaaagcgagggagacacaatccaaagcagggctccaggctctgagcagtcagtgcagagcccaaggggctggaactcattgaccaggagatcatgacgggagctgaAGTCCCACGATTaacggagtgagccacccaggtgcccctagcagctagattcttatattaaaaaaaagaaaaaaacaaaaaacccagctttTCCTCCGTATGagcatttattgggcacctatgTACCAGATCCCTGTGGTGAAACCCGTTCAATTTCACACCAGCCTGGAAGGGATTattctcccattttgcagatgggaaaatgaAGGCCCTCAGCGGCCGGCACTCCAAAGTAACGGACTCCTGTTTCCCCAGGAGTGAAAACGGGCGACACGGACATGGAGGTGGGAGCTGTTAATTGAAACCTTACGTGGTATCTGGGTCGTGTCCGTCGGTGGAGCCCGCCTGGGCAAAACGTTCCAGGAGACACAGTGGCATGTGGGCACCTCTGGGCCCGGGACGCAGCTCCACCTCCTCCGTCAGGGTGCGTTCGCATTTCCCCGCTTTTGAGAGGAGATAATGACACCCTCGGTGGCCTCCACCCGCCCGGGTCCTTATCGGCGGCCCCAGACCCTGCTTGAGCGCCACTCGGTGTCGCGGGCCCCCGCAGGCACTAGAAGTCCCGAACCCTGATGTGGACGCGGGTGCGCCGTAGCTCCGCTCCGCTGGGGACACTACGCTCCGGAGGCACCCGGAGACCGGAGGCGAGGGGTGGAGCGGCGCGTGCGCACAAGGGAGCCGCGGGAAGTTCGAAATTGACGGGCAGGGCGGCAGGGCCCGGGGGCATCCCGGGCATGGCCGCGGCGGCCGGCCTGGCGCGACGGCTGCGGGCAGCGCTGCGGGAGGAGGAGCCGCGGTGAGGGCGAGGGCTGGGCGGGCCGGGGGGTGGGGCGAGGGTCGTGGTCCACTCTGACCTCCCAGTCCGTAGGGCCGTGGAAGAACTGCTGCGCCGCGGCGCGGACCCCAACCTGGTGCTCGCGGATGGCGTGGCAGCCATGCACCTGGCGGCTAGAGCCCGGCACTCGCGCGGTCTGCGCTGCCTGGAGGCCCTACTGCACCGGGGCGGGGATGCTAACGCTCGGTGAGGCGGGGCCCGTACCCGGGGCGGAGTGATCCGCGCAGGGGAGGGATTTCCCGAATCCAAGGGCGAGAACTGGGAGTCCTGGAGAGGGCATCTCACAGCCCGAGGGCGGAGACTCGGGGCCCAAGGGTGGGGCTTGGGGACTTGGGGGCGGGTTCCTAAAGATCCAAGGGCGGGGGCTACGGTGCCAGATTGAGGGTGGGATGGGAGGTTGCGCTCGGGCCAAGTAGGGATCAAAGATTCGGATCTGGCGGTAGGAGCTCTATCTAGGGTCAGAGAGCAGAGGTTTGAGTCTGGCCGAGGGTGCAGTGTCTAGGATCCAAGAGTGGTGTctcaggctggggggtggggtggggggcggtggagaTAGGGGGCCGAGAGCCCGGTCTCCGGGGTCCGGAGGCGGAGATCTCATTCCCTCTTCCGCTGACCTCTCCTCCGCTCCTGCCCCAGATCGGTCGAGGCGCTCACGCCGCTGCACGTGGCTGCCGCCTGGGGCTGTCGCCACGGCCTGGAGCTGCTGCTGGGCCATGGAGCGGACCCGACGCTGCGCGACCAGGTGGGAACCCAGCGCCCGCAGTGGCGGGGCGGACCCGGAGGGAgcgaggaagggagggaaaagggccTCGGGTGCCCCCTGCTGACCAAACCGCCGCAGGACGGACTCGGGCCGCTGGACCTGGCGGAGCAGCAGGGGCACCAGGATTGCGCACACGTCCTTCGGGCACTCCAGACTCCGACGCAGACATCGACCCGGACCCGGGCAGAGAGCCAGGAGCCTGAGCCTGAGCCCGAGCCTGGCGGTGGGTGGCGCCTGCGCGTCCTCGGGGCTTAATCTCTGATCTAGTTTTGCGTGTCTCTCTGATGACCGCTCTCTGGTTCTGGCTCACACGCGGTGCGGCCGGTAAACCGTCTGCCTCccattctttccctcctccctgcgACTCTTTCTGTCTGATCCAACCCCCATCTCTGGCTCTGGCTCGCTTCACccttcctctctgaccctccctctcaTCCCCTACTTCAGGCCCAAACCCCTGGGGAAAGGGGCTGGACGCCAGCCCCTCTGGACTTCCCAATGTGACGCTGGGCTTCATAGCACTGGGCAGGAGTGATGGCAGGGACATAGGCCTGGAAGCTGGCCCCAGACTCCCCCGCCACCTGGCCCGCCCTGAGATTGCTGACAAGGATAGCAGCTTGGAGTACCACCCAGGACAGTGGGACTGCAGCTCAGATGCCTCCTTTGTCACCGCGATTGAAGCTTCTGGAACTGAAGACCCAGCCCCGCACACCTCCTCCTGGGCTAGGTCATCTCCCCAGACCAAGCAGAGACTCATGCCTACTATTCGACCTTCCCAGAGGACGCCAAGGTCCCCAGGTACCCCACAGCTGGTACATCGAGCTGCTGCGGCAGACAGGGAGGCAGAACTAAATACCTGTCTGCAGGCCCTGACTCTGACTTCGCCAgatgcctccccctcccccgtagCCCTCCCCGACCGGAGCCCTGCGCAGAGCTCCCCTCGGGAGCCACTGCCTGGACTCCCCCATGTTCACTTCCTGAAAGACGAAGAGTTGTCCCCCGACAGTGATGTGGCTGCCCTCTGGCTGACAGAGGATGAGGCGAGCTCCACAGGGGGCAGGGACCCTGTCCCCTCTCGCTGGTGCCCTCCAGTCCCTGCCATGACAGACCTGGAGATACTTCGAGGGCTCCGAGCACTTGGCAAGAACCCTGGCCCCATCACACCCTTCACTCGGACGTACCGCCTCCGACGGCTGGAAGAAGCCCGTGCTGCTCCTGGTTAGTCTGTTCTGGGCATCCAGAGTCCAAGGAACTTCCAGGGATCCCTGGAGACCCCTGGCTCTCGGTCCTCCCTCCTTTATACTTTATGTCTGGGAACAACCCCTTCATTTGTCTGCCttgactcagtttcccccacacacacaccctgcccgCCCCAGGCTCAGACTTTTCAGGGCACAGCCCAGAGCTGGCCGAAGCCCTGCGGACAGGCTGTATCCCAGATGCCCAGGCAGATGAGGATGTGCTTGCCCAGCAGTTTGAGCGGCCGGACCCCAagagaaggtggagggagggggtcgtGAAGTCCAGCTTCACGTATCTGCTGCTGGACCCCAGGTACTTGGGGCAGGGATAGAAAATTCTGGGATTGGTCTGCTttgtatccttttctttttaagtgtatttattctgagagagagagaaagagcaagtgcaaatagagtaggggcagagagagagggagagagaggataccaagcaggctccacactgtcagcacagagtctgacgtgggactggaacccacgaaccgtgagatcatgacctgagccaaaatcaagagccagacgctcaaccaactaagccacccaggcgcccctttgctttgtatctttaatatttatttgtttattttgagagagagagaaagagagagtgcatgcgcacgtgcaagtgggggaggggcagagcgagagggagagagaaaattccaaactggctctgcgctgtcagtgcagagtctgatgtagggctccatctcacaaactgtgagatcacgacctgagccgaaatcaaagaaCTGggtgcttcacccactgagccacccaggcgcccctgctttgtATCTTTAAAAGGGGCACCAGCCCTGTCTGGTCATCAGCTCCTTTATCTATAAAAGGTTGGTTAGACCCCATTCAAGCTACTGAGTGTCCTTGGAGAGCATCCACCGCTCTCTGCCCTGGAAGGGGCTCACTGGACTCGGATTCGAGTTGCTTTGCGAACTTAGAAACTGTTTCCGGGGCAGCTGTCATCACTTCTTCCTCTCTGAGTGACCCCTTTCATCCAGGGAGACTCAGGACCTGCCAGCCCGAGCCTTCTCACTGACCCCAGCTGAACGCCTTCGGACTTTTGTCCATGCCATCTTCTATGTGGGGAAAGGGACACGGGCCCGGCCAGATGTCCACCTCTGGGAGGCCCTCAGCCACCGTCGACAGCCAAGAAAGCAGGTGTGAGGATATAGATCAGGGTCATGGCAGGGGCAGCTGGGTCTTGGGGAGGTTAAGGAAGGAGGGGATTGGAGGACAGTCCCTGACCCCACCCTGGCCCACTAGGCCTGCCCCAAAGTGCGCCAGATCTTGGACATCTGGGCCAGTGGTCGTGGTGTTGTCTCCCTGCATTGCTTCCAACATGTGGTTGCTGTGGAGGCTTATACTCGAGAGGCGTGTCTTGTGGATGCTCTAGGTAGGTGCCTGACTTGTGAGGTGGGGGGAGTCACATGAGGGGCACTTGATCTACTGATTCCCTCACCCCTTTCCTCTCAgagctgttcattcattcagccaatgAGCAattattgagcaccaactgtgtACCTTCATGTGCACATATTTTGCTCTTTTGGTTTGTCCCTGCTTAAGGGTAATATGCAGTGGGTTCACTGTCACTTCTGCCAGGGGGTTCCAAGGATGCCCCTGTGACCTCACCCCTAATCTCTCCAGGCATCCAGACACTGACCAACCAGAGACAAGGACACTGCTATGGAGTGGTGGCGAGCTGGCCACCCACCCGGCGACGCCGCTTGGGGGTGCATCTGCTGCACCGCGCCCTCCTTGTCTTCTTGGCCGAGGGTGAGCGAGAGCTGCGGCCCCAGGACATCCAGGCCCGCGGCGGAGTACTGGGGACTTGACCGTCCAGCCTAGGTAGAGATCGGGGTGTTTGAATATTTCAGCTGCCCCATGCCGACATCAGCCCCCCATCTCCAGCACGCAGCCcggagggtgggggggcaggcagCATGGCATATCCCCCCCCTCAAGCTGAGGGAGGACTTTGTTACAGATGGACCTGCTGGAGAGGTAATGAGCTTCCTGTCATGGGAGGAGGACAAATAGGGAAGCAGAAGTTCTTTGGAATGTTCTAGTGCTTCCGAACATGCTAACGCTTTGGCAGTTTGGTCCCGTCTGTACAGTCCGCTTTTATCTCCCAGACGCAGGGGACTCACGTGTGGGATGGACTGGGGAATTTGTcgctctgaggctcagtttccttactTTGTACAGTGGGGACAGTGAGGAGTGCCACCTCAGAGGGTCATTGTGGAGATGGGAGTAAACGAAGCCATGCAGTGCAATGTGTGGTTCAGAGCCCGGCACTGAGCCAGAGGCAGCCCGTCTGCCCTGGTGGAAAGTCTCTTAGGGAAGGGAGGTGCCATGATGCTCTCCAGGGGCCGGCTGTGTGTGGTGATAtgtgggcagagctggggaggtCGACAGGGTGTGTGGGTGAGCGACCAGCCCTCCCCAGGATAGCTGTGCAACTCGGGCCTCCGGACATTGTTTCTCTGCCACTGTTTCTTCCACCGTAAAACGGAATAACTAACCGCCACTTCCTGGCGATGCTGTACCACATCAGACTTCACATATGCTTAGAGCTTTAGTAAATGCCAAGCTGTCATCCTGGTGAGGTGTTGGCGGGATCATTTTAGTTTCCAGAAGTAGCTTCTTCAAGCTTTCGGTGTATTTAGATTTGGGAGGATCCGCCGCCTCATTGGGTTGATTCCCCTGCCCATCATCGTGGCTCAGCGAACCAGGTCCTGAAGGGGGCGGGAGGTAACCTGCGCTGAGGTTCCCACCCGCCTCGATTCCTGAGGGCTGAGCCCCTGGCTACTCGTGGGGTGTGGCTGGTGTGGTAATTAGGGGCCGGGCCTCTGGAGTGGGTCGGGCTCTACCAttttgtgtgtgagtggggggactCAACCATTTTAACCGAACCAAAGAAACTTCTCTAAGCTTCTCGTTCCTCACGTGTAAGACCCGGAGGGCTCCCAGACCCAAGTCTCTTGGTAAAGTGATAGCAATGAAAAGTGTGCCATATGCCCAGGAATTCACCAAGAAGTCACTGGGAAAGAATCcagagaccccacccccaccccccaaaaagaccccaaagagaTGGGCTTTGTCTAACAGGGTTTCCCAAGGTGGACCCTAGTGTCATTTGAGGCCAAATTATTCTTTGCAGTAGGGgccgtcctgtgcattgtaggatgtcaGGACAGCATCCCTGGGCTTCACCCACTTCCTCCCATCCCCAGTTGTGGCAATAAAACATGTCTCCAGAATTTgctagggggggggggggggacactgtcTCAACCAGAACCCCACGCTAAACTAAAGGTGGGCTCACAAACCAGTGGGGAAAGG contains these protein-coding regions:
- the BABAM1 gene encoding BRISC and BRCA1-A complex member 1 → MEVAEPSSPTEEEEEEEEEEEEEESAEPRPRTRSNPEGAEDRALGAQASVGSRSEGEGEAASADDGTPNPPGAGPKPWQVPPTAPEVQVRTPRVNCPEKVIICLDLSEEMSLSKLESFNGSKTNALNVSQKMIEMFVRTKHKIDKSHEFALVVVNDDIAWLSGLTSDPRELCSCLYDLETASCSTFDLEGLFSLIQQKTELPVTENVQTIPPPYVVRTILVYSRPPCQPQFSLTEPMKKMFQCPYFFFDVVYIHNGADEKEEEMSWKDMFAFMGSLDTKGTSYKYEVALAGPALELHNCMAKLLAHPLQRPCQSHASYSLLEEDDEATEVEATV
- the ANKLE1 gene encoding ankyrin repeat and LEM domain-containing protein 1, producing the protein MWTRVRRSSAPLGTLRSGGTRRPEARGGAARAHKGAAGSSKLTGRAAGPGGIPGMAAAAGLARRLRAALREEEPRAVEELLRRGADPNLVLADGVAAMHLAARARHSRGLRCLEALLHRGGDANARSVEALTPLHVAAAWGCRHGLELLLGHGADPTLRDQDGLGPLDLAEQQGHQDCAHVLRALQTPTQTSTRTRAESQEPEPEPEPGGPNPWGKGLDASPSGLPNVTLGFIALGRSDGRDIGLEAGPRLPRHLARPEIADKDSSLEYHPGQWDCSSDASFVTAIEASGTEDPAPHTSSWARSSPQTKQRLMPTIRPSQRTPRSPGTPQLVHRAAAADREAELNTCLQALTLTSPDASPSPVALPDRSPAQSSPREPLPGLPHVHFLKDEELSPDSDVAALWLTEDEASSTGGRDPVPSRWCPPVPAMTDLEILRGLRALGKNPGPITPFTRTYRLRRLEEARAAPGSDFSGHSPELAEALRTGCIPDAQADEDVLAQQFERPDPKRRWREGVVKSSFTYLLLDPRETQDLPARAFSLTPAERLRTFVHAIFYVGKGTRARPDVHLWEALSHRRQPRKQACPKVRQILDIWASGRGVVSLHCFQHVVAVEAYTREACLVDALGIQTLTNQRQGHCYGVVASWPPTRRRRLGVHLLHRALLVFLAEGERELRPQDIQARGGVLGT